In Corynebacterium aquatimens, one genomic interval encodes:
- a CDS encoding ATP-dependent helicase — protein sequence MASKQGRTSPPTPRVKLVENSARPLNRQWDHDLPTEGRVKVTGEAGSGVTSFLIDTAVNVIERGADPSGVVFITSSKDAAARVRRAIGVQLSQSQFLVDEPIARSVHSLAFAIVRQREGEQIRLISGAEQDMAIRDLLAGHEEYGTGSWPLQLRPALPLVGFARQLRDFLLRAVERGVTPNDLREAGADNSIPVWSAAGDFLEEYQKVMALYGTKSYSASELVAEAVRGPLPEKWHTVIVDDAQHLSPSAVELVRRLSSAAHLTVVGGDSEQSVFQFRGAAPEFFREFDAPTIDLGRSRRNPETEVVIAGSASLGTAAVVDRVRRTHLGVEGVAWKDIAVIVRSTSMIEPIRRALIQARVPVAVDPTDVVLVDQPIVRAMMLGLEALNGELSTAQWRELLLSPVGGSDPVSLRKLLRGLRRGNPDRRPEETLSDLIAGDLSDAAALGDFESVLTEREHAILQRIRSVLGAGRAALEAGEGVEAVLWAVWSATGLSERLLHTALRGGATGSQADRSLDAIMALFDAAGDFAERRETAGLDAFIAHINGQELPTGVRDRRVARPDAVALLTAHGAVGKEFQMVVVAGVQEGSWPQLSETGSIFRQEDFIDYLDSGIDPATPISHVRDRLAEERRLFHVATTRAHKKLVVTAVDVPDGDEIVEPSRFVDELLENVGTEPTVYAAGEPLRVLAREDLIAELRRNAADESADEKVREAAAEHLAQLGNAGIADASPEKWWTLTEPSTSEAMPTRNRLSPSRIEALLKCPMRSVVEDKVVPFTSTHMAKGNLLHYYFEALERGADYEAAKAMTLAAYESLFDVPFWMAESDRAAFATVLERCRNWLRAVPDERRLLGVEVPVEVQVAHDLTISARIDRLEDLGDNTVHVYDLKSGMNAPTKAKMPDHAQLAAYQLALSKGKVKMTHGQPTVVTADDHEAALNVDGATLLYPEKSQKVTALTQEAKTAEELDEFLELISSLPAEMTGPRLRAQAGDHCTYCKIKALCPVQPEGEKVHHG from the coding sequence ATGGCTTCGAAGCAGGGACGTACCTCACCGCCCACACCTCGGGTGAAATTAGTGGAGAATTCCGCCCGCCCGCTTAACCGGCAGTGGGATCATGACCTGCCCACCGAAGGGCGCGTGAAGGTGACAGGGGAGGCAGGATCCGGGGTCACCAGCTTTTTGATCGACACGGCTGTGAACGTCATTGAACGTGGTGCTGATCCGTCGGGGGTTGTCTTCATCACGTCTTCTAAGGACGCAGCGGCGCGCGTTCGCCGCGCAATCGGCGTGCAGTTGAGTCAATCGCAGTTCCTCGTTGATGAACCGATTGCCCGTTCCGTTCATTCCCTAGCGTTTGCGATCGTCCGCCAGCGTGAAGGTGAACAGATCCGGTTAATCTCCGGTGCGGAGCAAGACATGGCTATCCGGGATCTGTTGGCTGGCCATGAGGAATATGGGACGGGGTCGTGGCCCCTCCAACTGCGCCCAGCCTTGCCACTGGTGGGGTTTGCGCGTCAGCTGCGCGATTTCTTGCTCCGCGCGGTGGAGCGCGGCGTAACGCCCAATGACCTGCGGGAAGCTGGAGCGGACAATTCTATTCCCGTGTGGTCTGCAGCTGGGGACTTCTTGGAGGAATACCAAAAAGTCATGGCGCTGTACGGAACCAAGAGTTACTCCGCCTCAGAGCTGGTCGCGGAGGCAGTGCGGGGCCCACTCCCGGAGAAGTGGCACACGGTGATCGTCGATGATGCCCAGCACCTGTCGCCCTCGGCGGTTGAGCTGGTCCGCCGGTTGTCCAGCGCTGCGCATCTCACCGTGGTGGGCGGGGACAGCGAGCAAAGCGTGTTCCAGTTCCGTGGTGCCGCACCAGAATTCTTTCGTGAATTTGATGCCCCCACGATTGACCTGGGGCGATCTCGCCGAAATCCAGAGACCGAAGTGGTGATTGCCGGAAGTGCCTCCTTGGGCACGGCGGCGGTGGTTGACCGCGTGCGCCGAACGCACTTGGGCGTCGAAGGTGTTGCGTGGAAAGACATCGCGGTGATTGTGCGCTCGACGTCCATGATTGAGCCGATTAGGCGCGCACTCATCCAAGCCCGCGTCCCGGTGGCGGTCGATCCCACGGACGTGGTGTTGGTGGACCAGCCCATCGTGCGGGCGATGATGCTGGGCTTGGAAGCTCTCAACGGGGAACTCAGTACCGCGCAATGGCGTGAGCTGTTGCTCAGCCCTGTTGGCGGTTCGGATCCGGTGAGCCTGCGCAAGCTGCTTCGCGGGCTTCGGCGCGGTAACCCGGACCGGCGCCCTGAGGAAACATTGAGCGACCTGATTGCTGGCGACTTAAGTGATGCGGCTGCTCTTGGGGATTTCGAATCTGTGTTGACGGAAAGAGAGCACGCAATTTTGCAGCGCATCCGTTCAGTGCTGGGCGCGGGCCGTGCCGCATTGGAAGCAGGCGAGGGCGTGGAGGCGGTTTTGTGGGCCGTGTGGTCTGCCACGGGTTTGAGCGAACGGCTGCTTCATACCGCCTTGCGCGGCGGCGCAACAGGGTCGCAGGCGGACCGCAGTCTGGATGCAATCATGGCGTTGTTTGACGCCGCGGGCGATTTTGCGGAACGGCGTGAAACTGCCGGACTAGATGCCTTCATCGCCCACATTAACGGCCAGGAACTTCCCACGGGAGTGCGCGATCGTCGCGTTGCTCGCCCTGACGCTGTCGCGCTTTTGACCGCGCACGGCGCGGTAGGCAAAGAGTTCCAGATGGTCGTAGTAGCCGGTGTGCAGGAAGGGTCCTGGCCGCAGTTAAGTGAAACCGGCTCCATCTTCCGCCAAGAAGACTTCATTGATTACCTAGATTCCGGTATCGATCCCGCGACCCCAATTTCACATGTGCGGGATCGTCTTGCGGAGGAACGGCGGCTATTCCACGTCGCTACCACTCGTGCTCACAAAAAACTTGTTGTGACGGCGGTGGATGTTCCCGACGGCGATGAGATTGTTGAACCATCGCGGTTTGTTGATGAGCTGTTGGAAAACGTGGGCACTGAACCGACGGTCTACGCCGCAGGGGAACCACTTCGCGTTCTGGCGCGGGAGGATCTCATCGCCGAACTACGCCGCAATGCTGCTGATGAGTCCGCCGATGAAAAAGTGCGCGAGGCTGCAGCAGAGCATCTAGCGCAGCTGGGTAACGCCGGAATCGCCGATGCGTCACCTGAGAAGTGGTGGACGCTCACGGAGCCGTCGACAAGCGAGGCGATGCCCACCCGCAACCGACTGTCCCCCTCCCGGATTGAGGCTTTGCTGAAGTGCCCGATGCGCAGCGTGGTTGAAGACAAAGTAGTGCCGTTTACCAGCACGCACATGGCGAAGGGAAACTTACTCCACTACTACTTCGAGGCCTTGGAACGCGGCGCTGATTATGAGGCTGCGAAGGCGATGACTCTCGCCGCCTATGAGTCGCTGTTTGACGTTCCCTTTTGGATGGCTGAGTCTGATCGCGCAGCGTTTGCTACGGTGCTGGAGCGATGCCGGAACTGGCTACGGGCTGTTCCGGATGAGCGCCGACTCCTCGGCGTTGAGGTCCCCGTGGAGGTTCAGGTAGCACACGACCTGACGATCAGCGCCCGCATTGACAGGCTCGAGGATCTTGGGGACAACACCGTTCACGTTTATGACCTAAAGAGCGGGATGAACGCTCCGACTAAGGCGAAAATGCCGGACCATGCGCAGCTGGCTGCCTACCAGCTCGCGTTGAGCAAAGGCAAAGTGAAAATGACGCACGGGCAGCCCACCGTGGTCACCGCCGACGACCATGAGGCCGCCTTGAACGTAGATGGTGCGACGCTGTTGTACCCAGAAAAAAGCCAAAAAGTGACCGCGTTGACCCAAGAGGCGAAAACTGCGGAAGAACTCGACGAGTTTCTGGAGCTGATCAGCTCACTTCCGGCAGAGATGACGGGCCCACGACTACGCGCGCAGGCTGGCGACCACTGCACGTACTGCAAGATCAAGGCGCTGTGCCCAGTGCAGCCGGAAGGAGAGAAGGTGCACCATGGTTGA
- a CDS encoding zinc-dependent metalloprotease: MASGFGFSFSNDDRDGDDRGPGGFGEFFNQFSSMFGGMPGMPGTPGAPGNDSAEPSAVNFDVALRAARQQLKNKSGSTANDSQAVQDSVRLANLWLDNATSLPDSGARPEAWSPDEWLTNTMPMWKRLVEPVAKQMARAQLDMMPAEAREMLGPLSTMITHFNSMGLGTKLGRALGDLANSAFTGTDFGLPVAPSGIIGVVPKNIESTATELSVPKQEVLVYISAREAARTRLFTHVPWLVESIVSSVEEYAVGLELDTSHIEEALRDLNMESGDPARMQESLAGLQNLDLSPKIGSRNAGAASRLETLLALVEGWVEVVVAEALNDRIPSVSALTETWARRRATGGSAEHAFSNIVGIPLGDPRTNEAAELWRRITNAVGTERRDAVWEHPDLLPTADHLENPAAFIDTLLDDAPDESFDEEVAKLEEMLKNEPGPSEDDRRAGGAPDSE, encoded by the coding sequence ATGGCTTCAGGATTTGGATTTTCTTTCTCTAACGACGACCGGGACGGTGACGACCGAGGTCCCGGTGGTTTTGGGGAATTTTTTAACCAGTTCAGCAGCATGTTTGGTGGCATGCCGGGCATGCCCGGCACGCCCGGCGCGCCCGGAAATGACTCGGCGGAGCCCTCAGCGGTCAACTTTGACGTCGCGTTGCGCGCCGCCCGTCAACAGCTGAAAAACAAATCTGGATCAACCGCCAATGACAGCCAAGCGGTGCAAGATTCTGTCCGCCTGGCCAATCTCTGGCTGGACAACGCTACCTCCCTCCCCGATTCCGGCGCGCGCCCGGAAGCATGGAGTCCGGACGAATGGCTGACAAACACGATGCCGATGTGGAAACGGCTTGTGGAGCCCGTCGCTAAGCAAATGGCTCGCGCACAACTAGACATGATGCCGGCGGAGGCACGCGAAATGCTGGGCCCGCTGTCAACGATGATCACGCATTTCAACTCGATGGGTTTGGGCACGAAGCTGGGGCGTGCGCTGGGCGATCTGGCTAATTCCGCGTTCACCGGAACTGACTTTGGGCTTCCCGTGGCGCCGAGCGGAATCATCGGCGTGGTGCCGAAGAACATCGAATCGACCGCTACCGAGCTTTCTGTTCCCAAGCAGGAAGTCTTGGTCTACATCTCCGCGCGCGAAGCAGCCCGCACCCGACTCTTCACGCACGTTCCGTGGCTGGTTGAAAGCATCGTCTCCTCCGTTGAGGAATACGCAGTCGGCTTGGAGCTGGACACATCCCACATTGAGGAAGCCCTGCGCGACCTCAACATGGAGTCCGGCGATCCTGCTCGCATGCAGGAATCGCTCGCTGGCCTGCAAAACCTCGACCTCTCTCCAAAGATCGGCTCCCGCAACGCTGGTGCCGCATCACGGCTGGAAACGCTTCTGGCGCTCGTCGAAGGGTGGGTTGAGGTTGTGGTCGCAGAAGCCCTCAACGACCGCATTCCGTCCGTGTCCGCGCTGACGGAAACGTGGGCTCGCCGCCGCGCAACCGGCGGATCCGCGGAGCACGCGTTTTCCAACATCGTGGGCATCCCGCTCGGCGATCCCCGTACGAATGAGGCCGCGGAACTCTGGCGCCGCATCACCAATGCCGTGGGCACCGAGCGTCGTGATGCCGTGTGGGAGCACCCAGACCTGCTGCCTACTGCGGACCACCTGGAAAACCCCGCGGCCTTCATCGACACCCTGCTGGATGACGCGCCGGATGAAAGCTTCGATGAGGAAGTGGCCAAGCTCGAAGAAATGCTGAAAAACGAACCCGGCCCCAGCGAAGACGACCGTCGCGCAGGAGGCGCACCGGACAGCGAGTAG
- a CDS encoding potassium channel family protein, whose amino-acid sequence MGLRDRFRNDGELTNLPDHALLNVIRLPQSARATPWVLFTSRIGYAVLIVFVIALVVYFDRGGYSEPLTFIDAVYYSTVSLSTTGYGDITPVTQTARLINIFIITPARVAFLMLLVGTTLSVLTEDSRKTLQLQRWRRTVRNHTIVIGYGTKGRSAVDALLAEGMLPSHIVVIDGDKEALAHAENKGIVAVHGNATKSDVLKIAGVSRARSVVVAPSSDDTAVLATLSIREINPSVHIVASVRESENQHLLEQSGADSVVISSETAGRLLGIATATPSVVEMVEDLLSPDEGFAVAERVVSDDEVGANPRHLADIVLGVVRSGELYRIDSPEAETVEPGDRLLYIRYADGAADTQNPLEPPEED is encoded by the coding sequence CTGGGTTTACGGGACCGGTTCAGAAATGACGGTGAACTGACAAACCTTCCTGATCACGCGTTGCTGAACGTTATTCGGTTGCCGCAGTCAGCCCGTGCGACCCCATGGGTGTTGTTCACCAGCAGGATCGGCTACGCCGTGCTCATCGTGTTCGTGATCGCGCTCGTGGTCTATTTCGATCGGGGTGGGTATTCCGAGCCGCTGACGTTCATCGACGCGGTGTATTACTCCACGGTGTCGTTGTCCACCACCGGATACGGTGACATCACCCCGGTCACGCAGACCGCGCGACTGATCAACATCTTTATCATCACACCAGCCCGAGTTGCCTTCCTGATGCTCTTGGTCGGTACAACGCTGTCGGTGCTCACTGAAGATTCGCGAAAAACGCTGCAACTACAACGGTGGAGGAGAACCGTGCGCAACCACACCATTGTCATTGGATACGGGACAAAAGGCCGTTCCGCGGTCGACGCGTTGTTGGCTGAAGGCATGCTGCCCTCCCACATCGTTGTCATTGATGGCGACAAGGAAGCTCTCGCGCACGCTGAGAACAAGGGAATCGTGGCTGTTCACGGTAACGCGACGAAGTCCGACGTGCTGAAGATCGCGGGTGTGTCCCGCGCGCGTTCAGTTGTGGTAGCCCCTTCCTCCGATGACACCGCGGTGCTTGCTACGTTGTCGATCCGCGAAATCAACCCCAGCGTCCACATTGTCGCGTCCGTTCGCGAAAGCGAAAACCAGCACTTGCTTGAACAATCGGGCGCGGACTCAGTGGTGATCTCCTCTGAAACCGCGGGTCGCCTCCTAGGTATCGCGACCGCGACGCCGTCGGTGGTGGAGATGGTGGAAGATCTACTCAGCCCCGATGAAGGATTCGCGGTGGCGGAGCGAGTGGTTAGTGACGATGAGGTGGGAGCCAACCCGCGGCACCTCGCTGACATTGTCCTCGGTGTGGTGCGTTCGGGTGAGCTTTACCGTATCGATTCCCCAGAAGCGGAGACCGTGGAGCCCGGGGACAGGTTGCTCTACATCCGTTACGCCGACGGTGCGGCGGATACGCAGAATCCCCTTGAGCCCCCGGAAGAGGACTAG
- a CDS encoding ATP-dependent DNA helicase UvrD2, translating to MVDLAQLDPDQQVAASAPRGPVCILAGAGTGKTRTITYRIAHLIDEGFVSPQRVLAVTFTSRAAGEMRDRLRVMGISGVQARTFHAAALRQLRYFWPQIAGDLPWQLIDNKFPLVGRAARAVGMESHKDMVRDLLGEIEWAKASLISPSAYVQRVEESPRTPPADAEKVAAVYQRYEDSKTSPDGMLLDFDDLLLHVAGALENAPAVAEEFRAQYQTFVVDEYQDVTPLQQRVLDGWLGGRDDLTVVGDANQTIYSFTGASPDYLLNFSRKYPHATVVKLQRDYRSTPQVTDLANTVIGKATGRVAGTRLELQGMRAPGPEPTFAAYDDEPTEAREVARAISTLIAQGVPPREIAVLYRINAQSVAFEQALSDAGIVYQVRGGEGFFTRPEVREAISALVKAARRTDLPDDPVAIAKAALAPLGLSATEPEGAQARERWQGLNALVGLITDIIATQEADSLEGVLRSLRTRAESKQPPSVDGVTLASLHAAKGLEWDAVFLVGLVEKTLPISHAIKAGEEQIEEERRLFYVGITRAREHLQLSWSFARQEGGRASRERSRFMDGIAPQLEIEEAPSRLTRSRLCRVCNGVLTAPADKSLGRHRDCEPTYNEAAFTALKQWRLDTSRREQRPAFMVFTDATLLAVVESMPSSAGELLDISGIGPSKLELYGEEVLAVLAPFRE from the coding sequence ATGGTCGACCTAGCGCAGCTTGATCCTGATCAGCAGGTTGCCGCATCCGCTCCGCGGGGGCCGGTATGCATTCTGGCCGGCGCTGGTACGGGTAAAACCCGAACGATTACCTACCGCATCGCGCACTTGATCGATGAGGGCTTTGTTTCCCCGCAGAGGGTTCTGGCCGTCACGTTCACGTCGCGTGCCGCCGGGGAAATGCGTGATCGGCTTCGCGTAATGGGCATCTCGGGTGTCCAGGCGCGCACGTTCCACGCGGCCGCGCTGCGCCAACTCCGCTACTTCTGGCCGCAAATCGCGGGTGATCTCCCGTGGCAGCTGATTGACAACAAGTTTCCGCTCGTCGGACGCGCCGCGCGGGCAGTGGGTATGGAATCCCACAAGGACATGGTTAGGGACCTGCTGGGGGAGATTGAGTGGGCGAAAGCCTCGCTGATTTCCCCTTCGGCGTACGTGCAACGGGTTGAGGAGAGCCCGCGTACACCGCCCGCGGATGCGGAGAAAGTGGCGGCTGTCTACCAGCGGTATGAAGACTCGAAGACAAGCCCTGACGGGATGTTGTTGGATTTCGATGATCTGCTGTTGCACGTTGCCGGCGCGTTGGAAAACGCCCCTGCCGTAGCCGAGGAATTCCGCGCGCAGTACCAAACGTTTGTGGTGGATGAATACCAAGACGTCACGCCGTTGCAGCAAAGGGTGCTGGATGGGTGGTTAGGTGGTCGCGATGATCTCACCGTTGTGGGGGACGCGAACCAGACCATTTATTCGTTTACGGGGGCAAGCCCCGACTATCTGCTGAACTTCTCCCGGAAGTACCCGCACGCAACGGTGGTGAAACTGCAAAGGGACTACCGTTCCACACCGCAGGTCACGGATCTGGCAAACACAGTGATCGGCAAAGCGACTGGGCGCGTAGCGGGAACCCGATTGGAGCTGCAGGGCATGCGCGCCCCGGGGCCGGAGCCAACGTTCGCGGCCTACGATGATGAACCGACGGAGGCGCGCGAGGTAGCGCGCGCGATCTCCACGTTGATTGCACAGGGAGTTCCGCCGCGGGAGATCGCGGTTTTGTACCGCATAAACGCACAGTCAGTTGCGTTTGAGCAAGCATTGTCGGACGCCGGGATCGTGTACCAAGTGCGCGGTGGTGAAGGATTCTTCACTCGCCCCGAGGTGCGTGAAGCAATCTCCGCGCTGGTGAAAGCCGCGCGGCGAACAGACTTGCCCGATGACCCGGTAGCAATCGCAAAGGCCGCGCTTGCCCCGCTGGGCTTGAGCGCCACTGAACCCGAAGGTGCGCAAGCCCGTGAGCGTTGGCAAGGGCTCAACGCACTGGTTGGCCTGATCACGGACATCATCGCCACGCAGGAGGCCGACAGCCTCGAAGGGGTTCTGCGTTCCCTGCGCACCCGCGCTGAATCCAAGCAGCCGCCGTCTGTTGACGGCGTGACGCTGGCCAGTCTGCATGCCGCGAAGGGGTTGGAATGGGATGCCGTTTTCCTCGTTGGCTTGGTGGAAAAAACTTTGCCGATCTCCCACGCGATTAAGGCGGGGGAGGAACAGATTGAAGAGGAACGGCGGCTGTTCTACGTAGGCATCACGCGTGCGCGTGAGCACCTTCAACTGTCGTGGTCCTTTGCCCGTCAAGAGGGCGGCCGTGCTTCGCGGGAACGTTCCCGCTTCATGGACGGAATCGCCCCGCAGCTGGAGATTGAAGAGGCGCCGTCGAGGCTGACGCGCAGCCGGCTATGCCGCGTTTGCAACGGTGTTCTGACGGCGCCAGCGGACAAATCCCTCGGCCGCCACCGCGACTGTGAACCCACCTACAACGAAGCTGCCTTTACTGCGTTGAAGCAGTGGCGGTTGGATACGTCGCGGCGTGAGCAGCGCCCCGCGTTCATGGTGTTCACCGACGCAACGTTGTTGGCGGTTGTCGAGTCAATGCCGTCTTCAGCAGGGGAATTGCTGGATATTTCCGGAATCGGACCTTCCAAACTTGAGCTTTATGGCGAGGAAGTTCTGGCGGTTCTGGCGCCGTTCCGGGAGTGA
- a CDS encoding ATP-dependent helicase, translating to MVDSVENFAPIDPAELWRRLGHKPTPTDQQAGVIGAPPGPLLVVAGAGAGKTETMANRVLWLVANGFVRPEEVLGLTFTRKAAAELNRRIRRSVERLSTREDVMRDVDPSGTLAKSLAVVAPSVYTYDAYAGHLVREYGLLVPVEPDSRLITQAELYAIARDVVSNYQGTLVDDGGQTPAVSTVVANVLALYNKMGNELTNEDSLALHAEAFTSAVNEFPKPNATLRKWRDNQNLRMRMLPLVHALRDELKARGLSTFNEQMSAAATIARDHPEVGKAQRARYRVVMLDEYQDTSHAQRILLRSLFGRGRDAGSQFPHPLTVTAVGDPMQAIYGWRGATSANLGAFTHDFPTPDDKPADKLQLTISWRNPPEVLTLANHVSDTLLGPAGDSSRPVEPLQANPFGGAGTAELGYFATAEEELNFVADALAKEYQRCTEEQTPFDAAVLVRKNRHSAGIARALEERGVPYEVVGVGGLLTVPEIKDVVALMTMLVRPDDSAAALRILGGPLCGLGLKDLVALAQRATNLTGAGTKTNHRDDEAELSTDPLERLGQQIERLKLEAVAEPGEVQSQAGLGDALADLGEEDRYSAEGLRRLRQLASMLHQLRRNSLGKPLPDLIDDVVSASGLRIEVLARNSPTGTVHLDRFADVALAYPGSDVEGFLDYLALAAEHEDGLAPGAVPAKDNRVQIMTAHKSKGMEWEIVSVLHADESTYKSEKETFLNRVTHFPTRDFRVEEVLAATENKKEFEAYCSDYMERQKEIQDEESTRLFYVAITRAARRLLVTASEKPPYGQFEALHAIAESNEDLPGIQVLHWWDGVEAEDESEPDPLVGLWPDHSPEPNQRHAADLVRSAGDALFPVADDSEDQVVDQWAVDSAAIIEEFKDAQNPVLEVELPQELTASDVVALRADATEFARRARRPVPFKPNAYAKRGTAFHEWIEGFYGARPLLDEDELPGIDEADFDAATLARLKDAFASSHWASKTPVKVEHPFEIALGSAVVRGRIDAVFETDDGWIVVDWKTGTKPAPRQMESAKLQLAVYREAWKRYVRDDRPIQAMFFYVRDGEDFAPRDLPERDELERLLQTSVQAGLLSSDG from the coding sequence ATGGTTGATTCAGTTGAAAACTTTGCTCCCATCGACCCCGCTGAGCTGTGGCGTCGCCTTGGGCACAAACCCACGCCGACGGACCAGCAAGCTGGGGTAATCGGTGCTCCCCCTGGGCCACTGTTGGTTGTTGCCGGGGCCGGCGCCGGAAAAACTGAAACCATGGCGAATCGAGTTCTGTGGCTCGTCGCCAATGGTTTTGTCCGGCCTGAGGAAGTTTTAGGGTTGACCTTTACCCGCAAAGCGGCAGCGGAACTGAACCGCCGTATTCGCCGCAGTGTGGAACGGCTTTCTACACGCGAAGACGTGATGCGTGACGTAGACCCTTCCGGGACGTTGGCGAAGTCCCTCGCTGTTGTTGCGCCGTCGGTGTACACGTATGACGCGTACGCGGGTCACTTGGTCCGTGAATACGGTCTGCTCGTTCCGGTGGAGCCGGATTCACGCTTGATCACTCAGGCCGAGCTGTACGCGATCGCGCGCGATGTGGTCTCCAATTATCAAGGCACACTCGTCGATGATGGGGGACAGACCCCGGCGGTTTCCACTGTTGTAGCCAACGTCTTGGCTTTGTACAACAAGATGGGCAATGAGCTGACCAATGAGGATTCGCTGGCGCTCCACGCCGAAGCATTCACGTCGGCGGTCAATGAATTTCCCAAACCCAATGCAACGCTGCGCAAGTGGCGCGACAACCAGAACCTGCGCATGCGCATGCTTCCGTTAGTGCACGCGTTGCGGGATGAGTTGAAAGCGCGCGGTCTGTCAACGTTCAACGAGCAAATGTCGGCCGCCGCCACCATCGCGAGGGATCACCCGGAGGTTGGTAAAGCCCAGCGGGCGCGGTACCGGGTGGTCATGCTGGATGAATACCAAGACACGTCCCATGCGCAGCGCATTTTGCTCCGCAGTTTGTTTGGTCGTGGCCGCGATGCCGGCAGCCAGTTCCCACATCCACTGACAGTGACAGCGGTGGGTGATCCGATGCAGGCAATCTACGGTTGGCGTGGCGCCACGTCGGCGAACCTGGGTGCGTTTACTCATGACTTCCCCACGCCGGATGACAAGCCAGCGGACAAACTGCAATTGACCATCTCGTGGCGTAACCCGCCGGAGGTGCTCACACTGGCCAATCATGTGTCAGACACCCTGCTTGGCCCCGCGGGGGATAGCAGCCGCCCTGTGGAACCTCTTCAAGCCAATCCCTTCGGCGGGGCCGGGACAGCAGAGCTGGGTTACTTTGCCACGGCCGAAGAGGAACTGAATTTCGTCGCGGATGCTTTAGCGAAGGAGTACCAGCGCTGCACTGAAGAGCAAACGCCTTTTGATGCTGCGGTGCTTGTTCGAAAGAACCGCCACTCTGCCGGTATTGCTCGCGCCCTGGAAGAACGCGGTGTCCCGTATGAAGTCGTCGGTGTTGGTGGCCTGCTCACGGTGCCTGAAATCAAGGACGTAGTGGCGCTTATGACCATGCTGGTCCGGCCCGATGATTCCGCAGCTGCTCTGCGGATTCTGGGTGGGCCACTATGCGGGCTTGGGCTGAAAGATTTGGTTGCTCTTGCGCAGAGGGCCACGAACCTCACGGGAGCGGGCACCAAGACCAATCACCGTGATGATGAGGCAGAACTAAGCACTGACCCGCTGGAACGGCTTGGTCAACAGATTGAGCGGTTGAAACTGGAAGCGGTTGCGGAACCAGGTGAAGTTCAATCGCAGGCGGGGCTTGGTGATGCTCTTGCGGACCTAGGGGAGGAAGACCGTTACAGCGCTGAGGGACTTCGGCGGCTACGTCAGCTGGCCTCCATGTTGCACCAGCTGCGGCGCAACAGCTTGGGCAAGCCGTTGCCAGATCTCATCGATGACGTGGTCAGTGCAAGCGGGTTGCGGATTGAGGTTCTGGCGCGGAACTCACCGACCGGGACGGTACACCTGGATCGGTTCGCGGACGTTGCCCTTGCCTACCCGGGGTCTGACGTGGAGGGTTTCCTCGACTACCTAGCATTGGCTGCTGAACACGAAGATGGTTTGGCCCCGGGCGCTGTCCCCGCGAAGGACAACCGCGTTCAGATCATGACTGCCCACAAGTCCAAGGGCATGGAGTGGGAAATCGTGTCCGTACTGCATGCCGATGAGTCGACGTACAAGAGCGAAAAAGAAACCTTCCTCAATCGGGTTACCCACTTCCCAACGAGGGACTTCCGCGTCGAAGAGGTTCTCGCGGCTACTGAAAATAAGAAAGAATTTGAGGCCTACTGCAGTGACTACATGGAACGGCAGAAGGAGATCCAGGACGAAGAATCCACGCGTTTGTTCTACGTTGCCATTACGCGCGCAGCCCGGCGGCTACTGGTTACGGCGTCCGAAAAGCCACCGTATGGCCAATTTGAGGCCCTACACGCAATTGCCGAATCAAATGAGGATTTACCAGGCATCCAGGTGCTTCATTGGTGGGATGGGGTTGAGGCCGAGGATGAGTCTGAGCCAGATCCTTTAGTTGGTCTGTGGCCTGATCACTCCCCGGAACCTAACCAACGCCATGCCGCCGATCTGGTTCGGTCCGCTGGTGACGCGCTCTTTCCAGTGGCAGATGATTCCGAGGATCAGGTAGTGGATCAATGGGCAGTGGATTCCGCCGCCATCATTGAGGAATTCAAGGATGCACAGAACCCAGTGTTGGAAGTGGAGCTTCCGCAGGAGCTCACTGCATCGGATGTGGTGGCACTTCGCGCGGATGCAACGGAGTTTGCGCGCCGAGCACGTCGACCGGTTCCGTTCAAACCCAACGCCTACGCCAAGCGCGGAACCGCTTTCCACGAATGGATTGAGGGCTTTTACGGCGCGCGCCCGTTGCTAGATGAGGATGAGCTGCCCGGGATTGATGAAGCGGACTTTGATGCCGCAACACTCGCACGGTTGAAGGATGCGTTTGCTTCCAGCCACTGGGCGTCCAAGACCCCTGTGAAGGTGGAGCACCCGTTTGAGATCGCGTTGGGTTCCGCGGTGGTGAGAGGCAGGATCGATGCTGTCTTTGAAACCGACGACGGGTGGATCGTTGTCGACTGGAAAACGGGAACTAAGCCCGCACCGCGCCAGATGGAGTCCGCGAAGCTCCAGCTCGCGGTGTACCGCGAAGCGTGGAAGCGCTATGTGCGCGACGATCGCCCCATTCAGGCTATGTTCTTCTACGTACGTGACGGCGAAGATTTTGCCCCGCGTGACTTACCTGAGCGTGATGAACTTGAACGGTTACTGCAAACATCGGTTCAGGCAGGTCTATTGTCGAGTGATGGGTGA